The Silene latifolia isolate original U9 population chromosome X, ASM4854445v1, whole genome shotgun sequence genome contains the following window.
AGCTTACACTTGCAAAACATTATTTACTAAGTTCAAGAGTGCCaaaaaaaatacattttaaaaaaaaaaatgtccaCAAATTGTTCACTTTTTCGACAACACAGCCTTAATTTTGCGCTTCTTTTGTAACTTGGCCCATAAATCTTCTTTTCCAGCGATAAACCCATTCAACTTTGCTTCAAAAATGTCTCTGTTGACATTTATGTCAGCTAGAACAAGCGTCGCCACCAACTCGACTACCAAGTACCGtcgattcctcttcctctccaagTCCGGATGCTCAAAAGGTAGACCTCGTACATCAAAGATATACATCATCTGAGAAAACCCCGATTCTGTTATGTTAGGAAGGGTGTTTGGCGCCCGAACGGGATTTGCCGATGCTCAAAGCTAGTAATCTCATATCCCCCGTCCGTTCGACGTCCAAATAATCGCTAACGGTGATGCCACTTGGCGAGTAACATTGCACATCTCGATCGATCCGTTGGCATGATGTTGGTAGTCAAGGAGATCCACGTTTGTTGTCCAAAATTTATACACACGCATGCAAAGTGACCACCAATGTTGACAGGTACGAAGATAAACTCGGCATTCAGGTTGAAAGTTTTATCACAGTCCTGGATGAAGGTATCCCAAATGTGATACAGCCGATCAGTGATGTCATTAGACCTCGTGAGCACGCTTCACGTATATCCATAATTTGCATGATACATTCTGTTCAGGGAGTGAGTGAGACTTCATAATAAAAGAAAGAACTAATGTATAACTTTGAGGCTTTGTGCGCTGGGAGGAGGGGGGGACGGTGTACCATATGACGTATCCCAAAGAAGGCCATCCTAGGAAGTAAGTGTTCAGCAGACTCCAAATGGTTCAGCAAAACAGCCCACGACTCAATGACAACAGGCGACATTACAACCTCAGGAAGCATGGTCATGATGTCGGACCGGCGCAGCGTCGCATGCCTACTGTACCAAGAGATTGATTCACTGCAATAAAACACACGTATAATAGTAAGAAATTGAGAAGTAGTTACAAATTAAATATCGTAACGAATTGGCCCTGTTATAAGAGACAGGCAGGAACTAACGAATTTTCAAAGTTGTAGTCGTCTAACAGGCAATAGTCCACCGCATGCTTTCGACGTGATCGAATACCCCTGACCAGACTTTGATTGTTCCGTAAGAAGGTCGAGACAACAAGAGTTTGCGTACCAGCAGCCCCACAGTCAATTGAGCAACCCAAGCCATCCCCCCCGCCCCGGGGACGGCTCCGTACGGCTGACAACGGTTGGCTACCCGACGACTGCGCTGACGCTTGAACAACAGCGGGGCTGCTTTCCGCCTGTATGGCTACAGGATTGACCACAGGGCTTCCTTCTACGCGTTTAGGGGGTGGGACTGCAACACGAGGTCGTTTACTGTACGTAATCTCTTCCTCATCGTCCAGACTCCGCTTCTGTGCAACATTGGAGACCAGGTTTTCCAGCGGGTTCAGACCTTGACCATACTTATCTctgaattgggttatccttgAGCGAACGCTCTCCCTCACTTTGTTATGGTCACTCAGGATAAGAATCGACACCACTTCAGCCCGGACGAGGTTCAGAACGTCCATCTCACCTAAGGCGCAGTCAAATAGCTTCCCATTGAAAAGCAGCATGTGTATCATCATGTACACCCCGCAATCAAACGCAGAATAACCCGTGCCTTGCCATTTAAATTCGACATTCACAAATTTGAACCCAGCAACCTTTGATCCTCTGACAAACCCTTTAGACTCCAGATACGCACCCATTAAATCACACTGTAAAAGGAATTAAAAAAAAAGTCAATTGAAAAACAGTGTTTACAATTCCAGAATACATCAACACTGAAGAACAAATTACGGAATGCTATTTATAATTATTACCGCAATGCGGGAAATTCCAAAATATGGAAGCTTCTCAAAATCATCGTCGTATCGACGGTTGTCCAAATACTCTATCTGCTCGGAAACGAAGTTTATGCATGCACAATTTTGTAATGATCATTATTGCGATAAGATCGGGATGAAGACCTGTCGGGTGTGACAACAAAGACATAAAAGATACACTCAGTAAAAAATTCAGATTTACTTTTTCAATAATTCGTCACATTTACAGTCCctgtgtcatgacatttacactttccatatattcacatttacactacatatgtcatgacatttacacttcgtatttagtcacctttacactacCCGTCTCATAGCTTTTACACTTCACTatatctcacatttacacttccaaagtgctgacatttacactttccatattcacatttacactacatatgtcatgacatttacacttcgtatttagtcacctttacactacCCGTCTCATAGCTTTTACACTTCACTatatctcacatttacacttccaaagtctcgacatttacactttccatattcacatttacactttaaatgcgatcacatttacacttcctgtttagtcacctttacactccctatgtcatcacatttacactttctatatgtTCACATTTCCACAATACATACATCATGGCATTTACAGTTCACTGTGTCTCACGTTTACActtcatatgtcatgacatttacactttacatattttcacatttacacttt
Protein-coding sequences here:
- the LOC141617442 gene encoding uncharacterized protein LOC141617442, producing MGAYLESKGFVRGSKVAGFKFVNVEFKWQGTGYSAFDCGVYMMIHMLLFNGKLFDCALGEMDVLNLVRAEVVSILILSDHNKVRESVRSRITQFRDKYGQGLNPLENLVSNVAQKRSLDDEEEITYSKRPRVAVPPPKRVEGSPVVNPVAIQAESSPAVVQASAQSSGSQPLSAVRSRPRGGGDGLGCSIDCGAAGTQTLVVSTFLRNNQSLVRGIRSRRKHAVDYCLLDDYNFENSESISWYSRHATLRRSDIMTMLPEVVMSPVVIESWAVLLNHLESAEHLLPRMAFFGIRHMVHRPPLLPAHKASNVLTRSNDITDRLYHIWDTFIQDCDKTFNLNAEFIFVPVNIGGHFACMMYIFDVRGLPFEHPDLERKRNRRYLVVELVATLVLADINVNRDIFEAKLNGFIAGKEDLWAKLQKKRKIKAVLSKK